In the Candidatus Poribacteria bacterium genome, one interval contains:
- a CDS encoding redoxin domain-containing protein, which yields MKLSIVAVISIAFFGILMSSADEKSEIVPPKVGDTAPDWTLQDAEEKEHNLKKLRGKVVFLIMGNRKIREEDDKWAEAFQKDYKENEKVVAYIIADLRSVPGFIPKRFIRSQLKKNPPPVEFLLDWKGEVHKRYQTEKKKPTLYLISQESTIVFHRKSDFKPEIYAELKKEIDKLLAKPDAE from the coding sequence ATGAAATTGTCCATTGTTGCTGTCATCAGTATCGCTTTCTTTGGGATACTCATGAGTTCTGCCGACGAAAAAAGCGAGATAGTACCACCAAAAGTAGGCGATACAGCACCAGATTGGACGCTCCAAGACGCTGAGGAAAAGGAGCACAATTTGAAGAAGCTGCGCGGTAAGGTCGTTTTCCTGATTATGGGCAATCGCAAGATTCGAGAGGAAGACGACAAGTGGGCAGAAGCGTTCCAGAAAGACTATAAAGAAAATGAAAAGGTTGTCGCCTATATCATTGCCGATTTGCGGAGTGTCCCCGGATTCATACCTAAAAGATTTATCAGAAGTCAACTCAAGAAAAACCCACCCCCTGTGGAATTCCTGCTGGATTGGAAGGGAGAGGTCCATAAGCGGTATCAGACGGAAAAGAAAAAACCAACACTATACCTAATTTCGCAGGAAAGCACCATTGTGTTCCACCGAAAATCCGATTTCAAACCGGAAATTTACGCCGAACTTAAAAAGGAAATCGACAAACTTTTAGCAAAACCCGATGCAGAGTAA
- a CDS encoding SDR family NAD(P)-dependent oxidoreductase, whose amino-acid sequence MKYLVTGCAGFIGWKVTEFLLEAGHTVVGIDNINKAYDTQVKQWRLQQLEGIPNFQFHRSDICDRDTLQAIFEKSTPTFDAVINLAARAGVRQSVENPWVYVDTNVTGTLNLLELCREFEVKKFVLASTSSLYGANNPLPFSEEANTDGPLSPYAASKKGAESFCHSYHHLYGIDVTIFRFFTVYGPAGRPDMSAFRFVQWISEGKPVIVYGDGKQSSRDYTYLEDIARGVIAGLKPLNYEVINLGSDSPIVLIDTIRLIEELVGKEAQLSHQPFHPADVRATWADIRKAEKLLNWRPQVTFREGITALVEWYQANREWAKDIQTG is encoded by the coding sequence ATGAAATATCTCGTCACCGGTTGTGCGGGGTTTATCGGTTGGAAAGTGACGGAGTTTTTGTTGGAAGCAGGACACACCGTTGTTGGAATCGATAATATAAACAAAGCGTATGATACACAAGTCAAGCAGTGGAGACTTCAGCAACTCGAAGGCATCCCAAACTTCCAATTTCACCGTTCAGATATCTGTGACCGAGATACCCTACAGGCAATATTCGAGAAGAGTACCCCTACATTTGACGCAGTGATTAACCTCGCAGCTCGTGCCGGGGTGCGGCAGTCCGTTGAAAATCCTTGGGTATACGTTGACACGAACGTAACTGGTACACTGAATCTGTTAGAATTGTGCCGCGAGTTTGAAGTAAAGAAATTCGTGTTGGCATCGACATCAAGTCTTTACGGTGCGAACAATCCACTCCCCTTCAGCGAAGAGGCAAACACAGACGGACCTTTATCCCCTTACGCTGCCTCAAAGAAAGGTGCCGAATCGTTCTGCCATAGTTACCATCACCTCTACGGTATCGACGTGACAATCTTCCGTTTTTTCACTGTCTATGGTCCCGCTGGCAGACCGGATATGAGCGCGTTTCGTTTTGTACAGTGGATCAGTGAAGGGAAACCGGTCATCGTCTATGGCGATGGCAAACAGTCCTCGCGAGACTATACTTATCTTGAAGACATCGCTCGTGGGGTGATAGCAGGGCTGAAACCTCTCAACTACGAAGTGATTAACCTCGGTTCAGACAGTCCCATCGTACTTATTGATACGATTCGGCTTATAGAAGAACTCGTTGGTAAGGAAGCGCAGCTCTCACACCAACCTTTTCATCCGGCTGATGTTCGCGCCACATGGGCAGATATCCGCAAAGCGGAAAAACTTTTAAACTGGCGACCCCAGGTCACTTTCCGTGAAGGTATCACTGCGCTTGTAGAGTGGTATCAGGCGAATCGTGAATGGGCAAAAGACATCCAAACAGGCTAA